The stretch of DNA ATTGGACAAACGTTATCGCTCAGCACGCTGGCCGATTCGCTGCGATTGCGCATCCAACGTGGTTGCACCCCAAAACGATTGATATCCAAGGTCGATTTTTCAATTTGGGTCGCGGCCAGCGTGCGTAGATAGTAGGTGGTTTTCAAGCCCATGCGCCACGCCGTCAGATACATCTCATTCAAGCGGTTGCCGCTGGTTTCAGCCACATATAAATTGAGTGATTGACCCATATCAATCCATTTTTGGCGACGTGCAGCGCAGGCAATCAGCCATTCGGGGGCAATTTCGAAGACGGTCAAAAATTGGGCTTTGAGTTCAGCCGGAATTCGTTCGATTTGACTGATTGCACCATCGTAATATTTCAATTCGGCCAGCAAATCAGCATCCCACAAGCCGCGAGCTTTGAGTGCATCGACCAAAGCTCGATTGACCGTGGTGAAATCGCCCGAAAGATTGCTTTTGACATATAAATGGCGATAGGTTGGCTCAATTGATTGGCTTGTACCAACGATATTGGCAATTGTGGCGGTTGGGGCAATTGCCAACAAATTGCTATTACGAATGCCATATTGAGCCAAAGCCTGGCGCAGCGGTTGCCAATCGTAATGGCTGCTATGATCAAGTTCAGGCTTGGTATCACGTTGATCGGCTAAAATTGCCAAACTATCGATTGGCAAGATGCCACGATCCCATTTCGAGCCACGAAAACTTGGATACGTCCCGCGTTCCCGTGCCAATTCAATCGAGGCGGCAACCGCAAAATAGGCAATTGCTTCCATCGAACGGTCAGAAAATTCGACCGCCGCTTGGCTGGCATAGCCAATATTTAACGCGTACAAAGCATCCTGAAAACCCATCAAACCCAGGCCAATTGGCCGATGGCGGGCATTGGCTTGAGCTGCTTGGTGGCGCGGATAAAAATTAATATCGATCACGTTATCGAGCATGCGCACTGCCGTCGTAACCGTGGTGCGCAATTTTTCGAGGTCAAGCGAGCCATTGCTAATATGTGCCGCCAAATTAATCGAGCCAAGATTACAAACCGCAATCTCATCTGCCGAGGTATTGAGCAGAATTTCGGTGCACAAATTGCTGCTATGAATCACCCCAACATGATCCTGAGGAGAACGCAAATTGGCAGCATCCTTCCAAGTAATCCAAGGATGGCCAGTTTCAAACAAGCGTGTTAACACTTTACGCCAGAGTGATACTGCCTCAACTTGGCGAGCTGAACGCATGAGGCCTTGAGCCACCAGCGCCTCATATTCGGCGTAGCGCACAGCAAACGCTTGCCCATACAAATCATGCAAATCGGGCACTTCATCGGGCGAAAATAACGTCCATGCGCCATTGCTCAACACCCGTTCCATCAACAAATCGGGAATCCACAGGGCCGTGTGCATATCGTGGGTGCGACGGCGCTCATCGCCGGTTGGTTTGCGCAAATCAAGAAAATCCTCAAGATCAGCGTGCCAAGCTTCAAGGTAAACACAGACAGCACCCTTGCGTTTGCCACCTTGATTGACCGCAATCGCTGTATCGTTGACAATTTTGAGGAAGGGAATTACGCCTTGGCTCACGCCATTTGTACCGTGAATTGGTGCACCAAGGGCACGAACCGAAGTCCAATCGTTGCCCAAACCGCCCGCCCATTTTGAAAGCATGGCGTTATCGCTGATTGCTCCGAAAATTGCCTCAAGATCATCGCCGACCGTCGAGAGATAGCACGATGACAATTGAGGGTGATTTGTCGCTGCATTGAACAGGGTTGGGGTGGCCGAAGTAAAGTGGAATTGCGACAACACCGCGTAAAAACGCAAGGTTTGGGCTTCACGATCAGCTTCATTCAAAGCCAAGCCCATTGCGACGCGCATCCAAAAAACTTGCGGCAATTCACGGCGCAAGCCCTGCCACTGAATAAAATAGCGGTCATACAGGGTTTGCAGGCCAGGATAGGCCAAAAGAGCATCGCGCTCGGGAACAATTGCCGCCGCCAAACGCACCAAATCAAAGCTAGCAAGTTTGGAGTCGAGCAAACCTTGGGCAATTCCAGCCTGAATATAATCAATAAAGGCACTAGCATAGCGCGGAGCAACCGCTGCAGCAGCCAAATATTCGCCAAGAACTTCAAAGTGAAGTTGACTGGCCAAGAGTGCAGCGGCCACAAAACTATAATCTGGCTCCTGCTCAATCCAACTGCGAGCGGTTAGGATACAGGCCTGCAATTGCTCGGCAGCCGTCATATTGGGATAAAAGCCCAAGCTAGCAGCCTGCCAGAGCGTAGTCGCGTCAGTTGTTTGGGGATAAGCAGCACAGGCTTCAATAATTAATTGATAAAGCCATGGAGTTTGTTCAGCAGAGGCGCTAGCCCCAACTTCGATCTCATTCATAGAGCATCCTTAATTGAGCTAAATAAAAAAATGCCTGCTCCCTAGCGGAACAGGCATAAACCATTACCAAACCATGGGCAGCAGCCCATGGGCATTAATTGCAAGCGGCAATGATCACCCCCTTTGACGCGAAGGGACATCTTGATCAACTCGAACTGAGTGGGCATTCGGACTTAGCATTAAGCCATACCGTTGCGCGACAGTGCCGGAATCTCACCGGACTTTCCCCAATATTCCAGCCAAGCTACGACACTTGGCCTCAGACGAAAAAATTTTGTAGGCTGTACTGTAGCAGAAGCCTGATCAGTCGTCAATCAAGCTAAAAGTGGGCTACTTTGCAGTCGATTAGCCCATTGCAAAGCGCTAAATCAGCTATGTACTAAACCACGCCACCGAGCAGCAAGCCCAAAAATTGGCAAAATTGCCGAGCAACCCTAAAAGTCCTAGTAATTGGGCTAGGCCATTAGCTAGCTAGCGCAATAGCTAGGATCAAGCCAGCATAGCAAATGACAGAAATTCTTAAAACGCTAACCATTCTTGGCGGTCTGAGGTTCGATAGCTTTAACAATTGAAGGTGGTTTGTTGGCCAGAGATAGTACAACACTCCTAGCCGAGAACGATATTGGTGGGAAAAACCCCAAAAAAAGCTCTTGACAAGAACAAATTGGTTTTGTACACTCTGAGTACGAATTAACCGCACTTGCCAATCGATGTTTATGTGAAGCAAATAGCATTACAACGTTGCAATAGCTAAATACATGGGGTGAGAGAATGTATTTGGTTAAAGCAGGCACACTCAGTAAGCGCAAAAATCACTAATCGGAAAACTCGTTTCTCGACGGATACGAATTTGATTGATTGGAATGTTTTTGTAACAACTCTATCGCTTTGGTGGCAATAACAATCGATAAACCCCTATTTGGTCTTTTTATACAAAAGCGACAGTGTTGGGCTGATGGTGTTAGAAGTAAGCACTTGCGAAACTCGAACAACGCTTGACAATCATGGAACGATTCAACTATTAGTACTATCGGTTGTTCGGCATATCAACTCAGACTCAAAAGGAAAGGTTCAACTAACTCCTTTCGTCAGATTGATGAAACCTACAAGCACTGCGAATGTGTGACCCCAGTGCAGCCAAAATGGCTCCGAACACACAAGGAGGATTATTCAATGGCACAGGACACAGTACAATTTGACCGCAATGTGTTGGATCAAGTTGCCAGCCGCTTTGGCAAACTTGCTCAATCATCACAACAATTGATGCAAATGCTCACTCAACTGAGCCAAACTCTTCGCACAGAGTGGCTTGGTGATGCAGCAACAAGTTACCAGGCAGAATGGGAACAAGACATTAAACCAGCCTACATGCGCTTGATCGAAGCCTTCAACACCTTCCAATCAACCACCAACGAAATCAAGAAGACCTTCGAGCAACATGAAGAAGAAGCTGCTGGTATCTTCAAAGCTTGGCAAATCTAACTTTCGCTATTTTTATTCTAAGGAGGCTCTCTCATGGCAGAGAAAACAAAATTTAATCCAGAGGCTATGCATCAAGCCGCCGCAACCTTCGGCAAAGCGCATGAAGGTTTGCAAGATGTCAACCAAGAAGTATTGTCGATTGCCAACACCCTCCAAGAATCACTCAAAGGTGATGCTGGCAATGAATTTGTTGACACCCTGCAAATCATGGCTCAATCAATCGCCAAATTTGCTGCTAAGATGACCAATATTCAAGACGATATCAAGGTTTCAATGCAACAAATGGCCGATACCGACAACAAAAATTCCCAAATGTTCTAAATTTAAAAAGCCATTTCAGAATATCAAGGAGTTAATTAATGAAAAGTTTCCTAATGCGCTTAGCTCGCAAGGTTTTGGATAGCGTTCTGCAACAATTGATGCAACAATTCAATGTCATTCAAGAACAAGCCTTGGCTCCAATCAAGCAAATTCTTGGCATGGTTGACGGTGTATGGCGTGGTAATGGGGCAACTCAATTCAAAGACGAGTTGCTGAATTTGATGACCCCCGAAGTTACTCGCATCGGGACTGGCATCACCAACTACCACAAAAACTTGACCAAAGCCCGTGATTTGATCGACCGTGCTGATAGCACCGCTCGCAACTTGGTCAACTCAAAATTGCGCAGTATTGCTAAATTCTACTAATTTTGACATTGAATTCTTAAGTATAGATTTTAAGGAGGCCATTTCATGGCAGAAGTAGAAGTATATCTAGAGCAAGGCCCAGTTGAAAAAATTGCCAAGACTCTCAATACAATTGGGCAAGTCTTGAAAACTGTGGCTAAGGTGTTGGAAGTGCTTTCAACCACGCTTAAAGCTACCGCGTTCATCGGGTTGGTCGGCGGTTATGCCGTTGCTCAATACATCGATCAATTCCGCCCAACAATCGAAAAAATGTCGGAAAAATTGCTCGAAACTGCAGGTGAAGTCAACAAAGCAGTTCAAGCATACATCAACCAAGATTCAACCCTCTCAGGTCGCTTCGGTTAGTTTTATATCTAAGTCATTTTACCCTGTATTTCAAACCGATCATGCACCTGCATGGTCGGTTTGAATTTAAATTCCCTACCCCCTCTCCCACTGCGGTAAGCGAGGGGATTTTCACTAGTAGGGTTGATCAGATTATAAGTATGCGCCATGAATAAAACACCCCTCTCCTCGCTCAGCGGGAGAGGGGTCGGGGTGAGGGTATAGATATTAAATAATATTAAGCTGGTTCAGCGTTACAAAAAAGGTGATCAAAAAGGCCACGGTCAAGAGGCTAATCACAATGACCAAAATCGTATTAAGGCTAGGCCAGCGGCTCTTTTTAGCAGTTGGGACTTCACCGAATAGCTTGAGCAATTCTTGCACAACTTGAGCGGCATTCTGTGGACGATTAGCTACTTGGGTATCAACCATGCGCACCGCCAGCTCAGCAATCGCTCGCACGTCAGCAGTCCGGTTCATATTAATCCGATGGTTTTTCAAAACCGCTTGATAGACCTCTTCATCGCTTTTGAGCTTAAAGGGGTAGGCGGGAACACCAACCAACATTTCATACAAAATCAAGCCCAAGCCATAGACATCGGTGGCATAGCTCGGTTTTTGCAAATGTGGTTGCATAATTTCGGGCGAGGTATAGGCTGGGGGAACCATAAACGAATACCAATCATTGTTGATATTTTGTGGCGTGCTGGCAATCCCCAAATCGAGCAAATAAACGGTTGGGACTGAAGGATTATCTTCAAAATGCACCAACAACGAATCAGGCGTAATCCCAAAGTGCAACACGCCTTTGCTTTGCAACAAAGCCACTGATGAGGCTAAACGCATCACCAACCAACCAATGTGGTTGACCCACATTTGGGGGTTTTTGGTCAGCGCATCGCGTAACGATTCGCCAGCAAAGAAATCTGACAAATAATAGTAAAAGAGGTGTTCGCCGAGCATGGCCCGACCATAAGCTTCGGTTTGAGCGCTAACGGTGGCATTGGCGTAAGGTGGCCGCCAATTTGGCAAAAAGGTATTGCGTTCATTCGAAACCCGCACTGTTTTAAGAAATTCAGCTTCTCGTTTCAAGCGCTCGGTATTTTCGCTACCAACGTGGGCAACTTTCAGAAAAACCCGCTCTTTTTGATGGCTTGCTTCATATAAAACCGAGGAGCGTAATACCACAACTGGCCGCACGATTTCAATATCGCCCAGCCATTTTCCATACCCGAGAATTGTTGGCGATTTTTCAGCTTGACAATAAACTTCTTGACAATACAAATTATTATCAAACGATGTTCGTTCACATAACAGACATACCTGTTTCATGGGCGCTTACTCCGTTCCATGGGTAGTCATGGGAAACCAGATTACGGCTCTATCGTACCGCAATATGGATTGCTAGGCGAGGATTGTTGGCACTACTCTACTCATTTATTCAAAAGCTGTCAACCACTAGCCGAAATAGCGGATTGTATGGTATAGTTGGCACGTTACACCAGCGAAACGCTATTTCTCTCTCCTCGTGCCATTTTGTAGAGTGTGTTCAAGATTAGATCCGATCAGTGATTGATCGATGGGCGGAATTTTGGAGATGCACCGATGAAAAACTCTATCCAAATGATAGATCGTCCTCCACGGATTCAACCAGAGCTACCTTTTAATAAGTTTGAAATCCCATCACCCCCAGAAAATCCTGAGGATGCGATTTCTAAGTTAATCCAATTGGCTCTGCCGATGACGATGATTGTGGGCTATGTCTTTGTAACAATGTTCGGAGGGCGTGGCGGCGGCGGCGCTTTGATTCTGATTCCGATGGCCTTATCGGTGTTGGCCTCCACAGGGTTCTCGATCTATTCGTTTATTCGCGAAAAAAACCAACGTTTAGAGCGTGAACGGCAATATCATGAACAAATCGTCGAGCTTAATAAGGATATGCACGGCTATCACGATTTGCAGCGCCGTTTCTATCGCTATAACTATCCCGATACCCCTAGCACAATCAGAGTAATTACTGATGCCAAACACGATTTAGAAAAACCTGAACGTACCCTCCGTTCAAATGCGCGGATTTGGGAGCGCCGAGTTTCTGACGATGACTTTGGTTCAGTGCGACTTGGCATGGGGACACTGCCCTCAACCGTGGTCTATGAGGTGCGGGGTGGTGGTAATTTTAGCAGCCCACTCGCCCGCGAAGCAATGAAGCTCGATGCTGATTCGCGCTATGTCTCAGATATTCCAATTATCATCACGTTACGGCACAAATCCGAGGACGAAAGTGATTCAAAGGAAAAGTCTACTCCGATTACCCCAACAACCCATGCTTTGGGGATCGCTGGCGCACGCGATGCTGTCTATGAGTCGATTCGCTCAATCTTGGCGCATTATGTGGTGTTTCACTCGCCCTCAGATACCCGTTTGTATGTCTTGGCTTCGAAATATAACGAGTGGGATTGGGTCGAAACCTTGCCTCACTGTCAGCCAGGCGAATACGAACAACTCTGTTTTGTTAGCGAAATTAAAGAAGTTGCTGATGATGCAGATGAAGAAGGCGATGAATTAGATCAATACATGGAAGGCATTCGTAAAATTCTATCGCAACGTAAGATGCGCATGGAAGATAACGAAGAAAATAGCAATAATTCGGGCCGTGGCAACCCAGGCTTACCATTTATGTTGCTGGTGGTTGACCTGCTCGATATGTATGAAAAAGCTGGCGAACGCCTACGCAATATCGAATCGGACGCAGCGCTTTCAATTTTGATCGAAGAAGGTCCACAGCTTGGGGCTGCGGTGATCTTCCTTGTGCCAGAGCGCAGTAAAGTGCCTGGCGGTTGTAAATCGGTGATCGAAATTGAACGTACCACGCCAGCAACCAACAGTAAACAAGCCCAACATCAACAATTATTCTTCCGCTACGCCGAGCAGGGGGTCAATACCTTCCGCTATATCGGGGCTGCCGACAATATCGTCAATCGCGATGAATCACGCAAATTAGCTGAAGAATTATCAACCCTCAACTTACGCCAAAGCGCTGGAGCAAACCTTGCCGATGCAGTAGCCTTCTTCGATTTGATGGGCTATAGCTCGCTCGATGAACTCAAAGTTGATGCGCTTAAGAATTGGCAACGCAGCATCCAACCCAAATATGCCAACTGGCTTCGCGCTAAAGTTGGCCGTATGTCAGGGAATAAAGCCCGTACTTTAGTTTTCTCGGCCAAAAAAGACGGTGTCCACGGGATGGTTGCAGGGAGTACCGGTTCGGGTAAATCTGAGTTGCTGATCTCGCTGATTGCTGTGATGGCCGTTACCTACGATCCGTCAGTGGTTAACTTTGTCTTGGTTGACTACAAGGGTGGTGGTGCATTCAAGGAATTTGAACGGCTGCCCCACTGTGTCGATATTATCACCAACTTGGCTGGCGATGGCGTAACGCGGATGTTTACGGCCATTAAGTCGGAAATGCAACGCCGCCAAGTGCTCAACAACGAAACTGATACCAAAAATATTGTTGAATATCGCAAAAAGAATTTCCATACGACCCACTATCCCTACCCCTATCTGTTTATCATCATCGACGAATTCGCTGAAATGATCGCCGATCGGGCTGAATATCGCGGTGAGTTGGAAAGTATCACGCGGATTGGGCGTTCACTTGGGGTTTCGTTGATTCTAGCAGCCCAACGGCCAAGCGGGATCACCGACCAAATGCGCTCGAACATCAAATTCCGGATCAGCTTACGGGTGGAAACTCAGGGCGAAAGCCGCGAAATGTTGCGCCGCTCGGATGCCGCCTTCTTGCCAACTGGGATTCCAGGTCGGGGCTATCTCCAAGTTGGTAACGAAGAAATTGAATTGATTCAAGTGGCCTACACTGGTGATCCCTATGTTGATCCCAATTCAGTTTCGCAAGAAAAGGTTATCTGGCCGGATCGTCGCCGCGCTGAAGGGGTTGATCCAGGGATTGATACCCAAGATCAAAGCCCACCAGAACTCTATAAAGTAATTGTGACCACGCTCGATACCTTATCACGCGATAACAACATTCCAATTCAACGTGCGCCATGGCCCAACTTCTTGCCACGTGAATTGGCCTTGACCCAACACTTGATCTCTAATGATCCCAATGTTAATGCGGTTACCTTTGAAGAATATCTCTTAGGTATCGACGATATTATGGTTGGCTTGCCGCGCGAGCACGACCTCACCCTCAACCCAGCCTTAAATAAATGGATTAACGGTAGCTCAGGCTGGGTCGAAGATCTCAACTGGCGTGAATATGCGATGCGTCCAGTCGTTGGTTTGATCGATAATCCTTATGCTGCCAAACAAATACCATTGACAGTTGACTTCCCACGTGGTCATGCAGTGGTCTTTGGTGGCTCGGGTTGGGGTAAAACCACCTTCCTGCGCTCGATGCTGATGAGTTTGGCTGCGACCCACTCACCCAATCAGATGCATATGTATATTCTCGATTTGGGTGGGCGTAACTTTAGCGTTTTGGATAAATTGCCTCACTCGGGTGCGGTAATTATTCCTGACGGTGAAGGTTATGAAGAGCGAGTTGAACAATTGCTGCGCGAAATCAACGATATTGTTGATGCGCGTAAGCTCTTGCTCAACGATGCAGGGATCGCCGATATTTACCAATACAATACGGTTAATCCCAAGAACACCCAACCAGCAATTTTGGTTGCAATCGACAACTTTGCCGAATTTACTGAAACCTTTGGCGAAGGTCCGGATACCAATGTTGAAAGCGTGTTGGATAAACTGATTTCAATTGCCCGCCAAGCTAAACCTTACGCCATTCACTTTATCATCACGATTGGCAGCATGGCTGAGCTATCGAACCAAATCTTTAGCTTGTTTACCGAGCGCTATACCTTGAAGCTCAGCGATAACACCGAATATCGGGCAATCGTTGGCGGTCGGGTTGATGATATTAACGATATTCCTGGCCGTGGCTATACCAAGGTTGGGCCACAGCCGCTTAGCTTCCAAGTAGCAGTATCGGCAGGCATCAGTAGCGATGGCTCACTCGATTCAACCATCGAAATGAAGGAAATCGATCAGCTAGCACAATTTATGAGCGATTATGCCCGTGGCAAAAACTACGCCAAGCCACGTCGCGTCGATGCCATGCCCAAGGCGATTCTCTTCAAATCGATGCTGCCCGAAATGTATGCCACCATGCTGCAACGTGAGATTCGCTTTGAGCCAGATTTACGTCCCCAGCTCAATGCCTTGATGAGCGAAGCATGGGAAGATAGCATCAAGCCTGAAAACGCCGATTGGCTCAAGGTTACGGTTGGGGTAATGTCGGGCAATCGCCCACGCACGCTACAACTCGAAGCCAAAAAAGATGGTGTTCACGGGATGATCGCGGGGGGTACTGGGGCTGGTAAATCAGAATTGCTGATGACCTTGATCATCGGTTTGGCCGTGCGTTACGACCCCAGCATTCTCAACTTTATTCTGGTTGACTACAAAGGTGGTGGTGCGTTTGATCCCTTCAAGGATATGCCACACACCGTCGATTTGGTGACCAACTTAAATAAATCGCGGGTACGGCGGATGTTTACCGCGATCAATGCCGAAATGGGTCGTCGCCAAGCATTAAATGCCCGTACCGGCACCAAAGATATTGTTGAATATCGCGCTAAGGGCTTCCACCTTGACCCACAATGGGGGCCATTCCCGCATCTGTTCATCATCATCGACGAATACGCCGAAATGATCAGCGACACACCAGAATTCCGCGATGAATTGGAAAGTATCACCCGGGTTGGTCGTTCGATCGGGGTTAACCTCTTGCTGGCTTCACAACGGCCAATTGGGGTTACCGACCAGATGCGGGCCAATATCAAGTATCGGATTTGTCTGCGGGTTGAAGATATTGATACCAGCCGCGAAATGTTGCGCCGCTCGGATGCAGCCTTCTTGCCTAGCGGGATGCCTGGCCGTGGCTATCTCCAAGTTGGTAACGAAAATCTCGACCTGATTCAAGTATCGTACACTGGTGAATCCTACGATTATGCAGTGGCGGCTGATGGTACTAAGGCTAAGTTCTATGAACTGATTGTGAGCATGGCGCAGGAATTACTCAACCCACGCCCACGACCACAAACGCCATGGCCAGCCCCATTACCCGATGCAATTACCTTTGAACAATTGCTCAACCCACGCTATGTCGATAAAACCTATCTGCCATTGATGACGCTTGGCCGCTCGCAGCGGATTTCCTTGAATGCCTTCGTTGGCGATTGGTTTGAAAACAAAGGTCAATGGTTTGGAGTCGATTGGAATCACGTGGCCATGCGAGCGATCGTTGGGGTACTCGATGATCCAGGCAATGCCCGTCAAATGCCTCTAATTCTCGATTTCAATAAAGGCCATGCGGTAGTGTTTGGGGCTTCTGGTTGGGGTAAAACCACCATGATTCGTTCGATGGTGTTGAGCTTGGCAGCAACTCACTCACCAAATGAATTCAATGCTCATGTGCTTGATCTTGGTGGGCGCAACCTTGAAGTGCTCCGCTCAATTCCCCACGTCGGGACGGTGATTCTGCCCGATGAACAAGGCTATGAAGAGCGGATTCAACAGCTTTGGCGTGAATTGAATAATGTGGTTGATGAACGCAAGAAGCTGTTCAGCGATGCTGGCGTTTCAACCCTTGCTGAATACAATAGCCAAAACGCTGCCAAACCCAAGCCAGCCATTTTGGTAGCGATCGATAACTTCGGCGAGTATATCGAAACCTTTGGCGATGATAAGAATAACGATGCCAATAACTTGCTTGAGGCCTTTGTGGCTTTGGCACGCCAAGGGAAAGCCTATGGCCTACACATTTTGATCACTGCCAGCCGCTTGAACATTCTGTCAAGTAAACTATATAGCCTCTTTACTGAACGTTTGACCTTCCGCATCTCTGATGCAGGCGATTATTCATCAATTGTAGGGACGCGCCTGTTGGAAGTCGAAGAAATTCCAGGCCGTGGCGCAGCCAAGGTTGGGCGGGATGCACTGAGTTATCACATTGCGCTACCACCAGGCACGATTGGCAAAGCTGATGTGCTTGGGGCTGACGGTCAACCACAGGTCACCGAAAAACTCCAAATTCGCGGTGAAGCTGGCCAAATTCGGGTAATTGGCAAGCATATGAATGCGTATATTGCTAATAATCCTGGCAAATACCAACCACCATTGGGGATTGCCGCCTTGCCCAAGAGTTCATCGTATCGCCAAGTATTGCAAGAGATGCACAACATTGGCCGTGGTGATCGTCCATTCGTCGAAGAACTCAAAGAAGCCACCGCCAAAACATGGGAATACAACGGTGGAACGGGCAAGCAAGCTGGTTGGTTGGCAGCCTGTTTGGGGATTGTCTCGGGCAATCGTCCACGTACACTGCAACTTGAAGCCAAACGCGACGGTGTCCACGGGATGGTCGCTGGGGGTACTGGGGCTGGTAAATCGGAATTGCTGATGACCTTGATTGTTGGTCTGGCGCTGAATTACTCGCCAAGTATTCTCAACTTCGTCTTGGTGGACTTCAAAGGCGGTGGTGCCTTCAAACCCTTTGAAAATATGCCGCATTGTGTGGACATCGTGACCAACTTGAATAAATCGGCAGTTGATCGGATGTTCACATCGATTGATGCTGAAATTCGTCGCCGCCAAGCACTCAACGCCATGACTGGAACCAAAGATATTGTCGAATATCGCGAACGTGGGTTCCATCTCAAACCTGAGTTTGGTGCATATCCCCACTTGTTCATCATCATCGACGAATATGCCGAAATGTTCGATTCAAACCCTGAATATTTGCCATCATTGGAAAGTATCACGCGGGTTGGTCGTGCCCAAGGGGTTAACCTCTTGCTGGCCTCACAACAACCCAAGGGCGTTACTGACCAAATGCGGGCCAATATCAAGCTACGGCTCTGTTTACGGGTTGAGCAACCTGACACCAGTCGCGAACTCTTGCGCAAACCTGATGCCGCTTTCCTACCAAACGGCATGCCAGGTCGCGGCTATTTGCA from Herpetosiphon gulosus encodes:
- a CDS encoding protein kinase, giving the protein MKQVCLLCERTSFDNNLYCQEVYCQAEKSPTILGYGKWLGDIEIVRPVVVLRSSVLYEASHQKERVFLKVAHVGSENTERLKREAEFLKTVRVSNERNTFLPNWRPPYANATVSAQTEAYGRAMLGEHLFYYYLSDFFAGESLRDALTKNPQMWVNHIGWLVMRLASSVALLQSKGVLHFGITPDSLLVHFEDNPSVPTVYLLDLGIASTPQNINNDWYSFMVPPAYTSPEIMQPHLQKPSYATDVYGLGLILYEMLVGVPAYPFKLKSDEEVYQAVLKNHRINMNRTADVRAIAELAVRMVDTQVANRPQNAAQVVQELLKLFGEVPTAKKSRWPSLNTILVIVISLLTVAFLITFFVTLNQLNII
- a CDS encoding ribonucleoside-diphosphate reductase subunit alpha, which produces MNEIEVGASASAEQTPWLYQLIIEACAAYPQTTDATTLWQAASLGFYPNMTAAEQLQACILTARSWIEQEPDYSFVAAALLASQLHFEVLGEYLAAAAVAPRYASAFIDYIQAGIAQGLLDSKLASFDLVRLAAAIVPERDALLAYPGLQTLYDRYFIQWQGLRRELPQVFWMRVAMGLALNEADREAQTLRFYAVLSQFHFTSATPTLFNAATNHPQLSSCYLSTVGDDLEAIFGAISDNAMLSKWAGGLGNDWTSVRALGAPIHGTNGVSQGVIPFLKIVNDTAIAVNQGGKRKGAVCVYLEAWHADLEDFLDLRKPTGDERRRTHDMHTALWIPDLLMERVLSNGAWTLFSPDEVPDLHDLYGQAFAVRYAEYEALVAQGLMRSARQVEAVSLWRKVLTRLFETGHPWITWKDAANLRSPQDHVGVIHSSNLCTEILLNTSADEIAVCNLGSINLAAHISNGSLDLEKLRTTVTTAVRMLDNVIDINFYPRHQAAQANARHRPIGLGLMGFQDALYALNIGYASQAAVEFSDRSMEAIAYFAVAASIELARERGTYPSFRGSKWDRGILPIDSLAILADQRDTKPELDHSSHYDWQPLRQALAQYGIRNSNLLAIAPTATIANIVGTSQSIEPTYRHLYVKSNLSGDFTTVNRALVDALKARGLWDADLLAELKYYDGAISQIERIPAELKAQFLTVFEIAPEWLIACAARRQKWIDMGQSLNLYVAETSGNRLNEMYLTAWRMGLKTTYYLRTLAATQIEKSTLDINRFGVQPRWMRNRSESASVLSDNVCPIDDPSCEACE
- a CDS encoding WXG100 family type VII secretion target codes for the protein MAQDTVQFDRNVLDQVASRFGKLAQSSQQLMQMLTQLSQTLRTEWLGDAATSYQAEWEQDIKPAYMRLIEAFNTFQSTTNEIKKTFEQHEEEAAGIFKAWQI
- a CDS encoding WXG100 family type VII secretion target, with amino-acid sequence MAEKTKFNPEAMHQAAATFGKAHEGLQDVNQEVLSIANTLQESLKGDAGNEFVDTLQIMAQSIAKFAAKMTNIQDDIKVSMQQMADTDNKNSQMF